The Burkholderia mallei ATCC 23344 genome has a window encoding:
- a CDS encoding iron-containing alcohol dehydrogenase gives MLNFDFYNPTRIVFGEKTAARLNDLLPAAARVLVLYGGESARSNGTLDEVRAALGARDVREFGGIEPNPAYETLMRAVELARRERVDFLLAVGGGSVIDGTKFVAAAVPFEGDPWTILETHGANVAAALPFGCVLTLPATGSEMNNGAVLTRRATRAKLAFRHPLVFPTFSILDPTKTYTLPPRQVANGVVDAFTHIVEQYLTYPADGLAQDRFAEGLLQTLIEIGPKALAEPRDYATRANLMWVATLALNGLIGAGVPQDWATHMVGHELTARYDIDHARTLAVVLPSMLDARRDAKRAKLLQYAARVWNIVDGPEDARIDAAIARTRAFFESLGVKTRLADYGVGADAIDGLIAQLEAHGMTRLGERKDVTLDVSRRVLEASL, from the coding sequence ATGCTGAATTTCGATTTCTACAACCCGACCCGGATCGTCTTCGGCGAAAAGACGGCCGCGCGGCTGAACGATCTGCTGCCGGCGGCGGCCCGCGTGCTCGTGCTGTACGGCGGCGAGAGCGCGCGCAGCAACGGCACGCTCGACGAGGTCCGCGCCGCGCTCGGCGCGCGCGACGTGCGCGAGTTCGGCGGGATCGAGCCGAACCCGGCCTACGAGACGCTGATGCGGGCGGTCGAGCTCGCGCGGCGCGAGCGTGTGGATTTCCTGCTCGCGGTCGGCGGCGGCTCGGTGATCGACGGCACGAAGTTCGTCGCGGCCGCGGTGCCGTTCGAGGGCGATCCGTGGACCATCCTCGAGACGCACGGCGCGAACGTCGCGGCGGCGCTGCCGTTCGGCTGCGTGCTGACGCTGCCCGCGACGGGCTCGGAGATGAACAACGGCGCGGTCCTCACGCGCCGCGCGACGCGCGCGAAGCTCGCGTTCCGCCATCCGCTCGTGTTTCCGACGTTCTCGATTCTGGACCCGACGAAGACCTACACGCTGCCGCCGCGGCAGGTGGCGAACGGCGTCGTCGACGCGTTCACGCACATCGTCGAGCAGTACCTGACGTATCCGGCCGACGGCCTCGCGCAGGACCGCTTCGCCGAGGGCCTGCTGCAGACGCTGATCGAGATCGGCCCGAAGGCCTTGGCCGAGCCGCGCGACTATGCGACGCGCGCGAACCTGATGTGGGTCGCGACGCTCGCGCTGAACGGCCTGATCGGCGCGGGCGTGCCGCAGGACTGGGCGACGCACATGGTCGGGCACGAGCTCACCGCGCGCTACGACATCGACCATGCGCGCACGCTCGCCGTCGTGCTGCCGTCGATGCTCGACGCGCGCCGCGACGCGAAGCGCGCGAAGCTGCTGCAATACGCGGCGCGTGTCTGGAACATCGTCGACGGCCCCGAGGACGCGCGCATCGACGCGGCGATCGCGCGCACGCGCGCGTTCTTCGAAAGCCTCGGCGTGAAGACCCGCCTCGCCGATTACGGCGTGGGCGCCGATGCGATCGACGGCCTGATCGCGCAACTCGAGGCGCACGGGATGACGCGACTCGGCGAGCGCAAGGACGTCACGCTCGACGTGAGCCGCCGCGTGCTCGAGGCCAGCCTGTGA